The Candidatus Latescibacter sp. genomic sequence GGAAAGGTGAAAAATCCCTTCTTGGCGGTTGGCCGGAACCAGTTGATCTGGGATCATGATCTCAATCCCGAAGGACTTTCGTTTCAATTCACCAAAACCGCGGCTCCGGTGGATGTTTTCGCCAACGGCTCATTTTTCTGGGTTCAGGAGCGCGCTGCTGATAAGGATTCCTACCTCGCTGGAGGGCAGGCGGGAGTAAAGAAGGCTGGAAGCTTTGGCGATATAACCCTCGGCAGCAGCTACTTTGATTACGTACATGGCAAGGGATACGCCACTTTTTATGACGCTGCGAAAAGCTTCGGAAACTCGGTGGATGCTAAAAAGCTGTACCTGTACGATTACCGGTTGGTTGAAGCTTTCGGCGAACTGAATCTCTCTCAGTTCGGTCTTCCGATTGGCTTCCAGGGCGACTATGTAACCAATGTAGCAAAAGATGTCCAAAAAAATAAGGGTTACTATATCGGCGCGTCACTGGGCAAAACGACAGTTCCCGGTACCTGGGATATAAAAGCCGGATATAGGAATCTGGAAAAGGATGCGGTCATCGGAGCATTCAACGATTCCGACTTCTCCGGTGGCGGCGCCGACAACAAGGGCTTTGTATTCAATGCTGACTACCAGACCGCAAAAAACATCACCCTCAATCTCACCTGGTTCAAAAATACAAAGAGTCTCACCAACGGAGCGGATTACAACCGCGTGCAGATAGATACCAACTTCAAGTTCTAGCCTCCCTGTCTCCCCGACGAAAAGGCGCAGAAGAGAGTATCCTTCTGCCCTTTTTTTAAAAAAACCAGCCTATTCCCAGTGCTTCTCGCTATTTCTGGCTTGAAAATGCAGAAAAAAAGGTATACCATAGCAGATATGACTTTTCCAAGCAAAAAAAAACTATTCAGGGAGGTTTTTAGTGAAGTATCGGATACAAAAACGAGCAATTCTCCTGTCCGCAATTCTTGGAATTCTGCCAACTGCATCATATTCACAGACGCTCAGTTTCTCTCCCGCCGGCGCCCTGGTATTCAAGGGGGATTTCCGTTATCGCCATCAATATTCCAAAGAAGAAAATATGGAACAGCGAAACCGCGACAGATTCCGTCTCCGTCTGAATATGACCGCCGCTGTACAAGAAAATGTGAATATCATAGCAGGACTGGCTACCGGAATCAACAATTCTCCGACTACAGAGATTCAGGATATGACAGGTGGTTTTTCGAAAAAACAGGTATGGCTCGATCTGGCGTACATCGATTGGACCACACCCATTACCGGCCTTAAAGTTCAGGGTGGAAAGATAAAAAATCCTTTCTATACAGTCGCCCGCAGCCAGTTGATCTGGGACACTGACCTCAACCCGGAAGGGCTGGCAATTCTGTGTTCCGGGACATCCAAACCGATGGGTTTTTTTATCAACTGCGCCTTTTTTGATGTCGAGGAGCGCGCCGCCGCAAAAGACTCCTATTTACTGGGCGGCCAGGTCGGGCTGAAACATACGGATTCGTCAGGAAATGTAATCCTTGGCGCCAGCTTCTACGATTATTTGAACAGCAGGGGGTTCCCCACTTTCTACGATCCGGCAAAAAGCTACGGAAACTCTGTGGATGCCGGCAAGCTGTATCTCTTCGATTACCGGATGGCGGAGGTTTTCGGCGAAATTTCTACCACAAAACCGGGTTTCCCGCTGGATATTCAGGCGGATTATGTAGCCAACATGGCACCGGATGTCAAAGCCGGGCTGGGGTATTTCGCAGGCATCTCCCTTGGGAAAACGGCCAATCCCGGCTCCTGGGCTTTACGGATACAATACCGGAAACTGGAGAAGGATGCAGTTATCGGGGTTTTCACCGATTCAGAGTTCGCCGGGAGCGGAACCGACAACAAAGGCTGGGTATTCGGCGCCGACTTTCAGGCCGCCCGGAACATCACCGCAGGTCTGAGCTATTACAAAAACCAGAAGGGGATCGCCAACGGGCTTGATTTCACACGGATGGATTTTGATCTTTCTTTTAATTTCTGATTGCAGTCATCGTGTCAATATATATGCGCTAGTTCATAAGAGTAGATGCCGAAACGGTTTCATCGTTCCCGTGAAACGGCAACATGTTCGGCATGACGTCATCCTGAACTTGTTTCAGTATCTATTTCTTCTCCGAATGAGTGTTGAGAATGGAAGAAGAAATTTTCGATTACCCGGTCGACGGCATCCTCGATCTGCACATGTTCCAGCCGAAGGATGTCAAGTCGGTGCTCTCCGAATACCTGACCGAGTGCCGCGCGCGGGGCATTCTCCGGGTGCGCATCATTCACGGCAAGGGGCAGGGTGTCCTAAGGGAGATCGTGCATTCATTTCTTAAAAACTGCACGTATTGCATCGAATTCCAGACCCCCTCCGATGCCTCCGGGTGGGGCGCGACCATAGCTATACTAAAACCTTTGGAGAAAAAAGAATGACTGCACAGAAAATTCGTGAGTCCTGGGGTTCGCGATTCGGTGTCATTCTCGCCGTGGCCGGGTCGGCTATCGGGCTCGGAAACTTCCTCCGGTTCCCGGTGCAGGCCGCGCAGAACGGTGGGGGTGCCTTTCTCATCCCTTATTTCGTATCGCTTGTGCTCCTGGGATTTCCGCTCATGCTGGTAGAGTGGACTCTGGGCAGGTATGGCGGCATTCACGGCTACGGGACCGCGCCTTCCATCTTCGCCGTTACCACACGCAACCGTTTCCTCCGGTACTTCGGCGTGGTCGGCATATTCTCACCGATAATCATCTTCATCTATTATACCTACGTTGAATCGTGGCTCCTGGGATTCGCCTTCCAATCCCTTTTCGGCTCGCTCATGCAGGCGGCCCGGGACGGCTCGTCCACCAAAGAATTTCTCCTCGCCTACCAGGGAATCGTGAAGAACACGTGGTTCGACGGCATCGGCCAGGCGTACTTCTTCTTTCTCGTTACCTTCGCCCTCAACTTTATCGTCGTCTGGAGAGGCGTCCAGGGGGGCATCGAGATATTCAACAAATTCGCCATGCCGATCCTCATCCTCCTCGGAATCGTCATTATGATCAGGGTGCTGACCCTCGGAGCCGCGAACGCGCAGCACCCGGACTGGAATGTACTGAATGGCTTAGGCTACCTCTGGAATCCCGATTTCTCCTGCCTCAAAAGCGGAAAGACCTGGCTCGCCGCCGCCGGGCAGATATTCTTCACCCTCGGCATCGGCATGGGAATCATCCTTACCTATGCGAGCTACCTCAAGCGATCGGATGATGTGACCCTCAACGGCCTTACCGCCACGAGCCTCAACGAATTCGCAGAGGTGATCATCGGCGGTTCCATTGTGATCCCGGCGGCGTTCGTGTTCATGGGCCCCGCAGGACTTGTCGATATCGCCAACGGCGGCTCGTACAACCTCGGTTTCGTGACCATGCCCCAAATCTTCGGGTTCATGCACTTCGGCGCATTGCTGGCGTTCATCTGGTTCATCATGCTGTTCTTCGCCGGAACGACGAGCTCGGTGGCCATGCTCCAGCCGGCGGTGGCATTTTTCGATGAAGAGTTCGGCCTCGGGCGCCGTAAGGCAACCCTTATCGCCCTGGTATTCTGCTTCATCGCCTGCCAGGGGGTCATCTTCGGCATCTCCCACGGTGTCATGGAGGAGCTGGACTTCTGGGGCGGAACGGTCAGCCTCGTGCTGCTCGGCACAATCGAGGCGGTCATTTTTGGCTGGGTGATAGGCATCGACCG encodes the following:
- a CDS encoding putative porin, which produces MKYRIQKRAILLSAILGILPTASYSQTLSFSPAGALVFKGDFRYRHQYSKEENMEQRNRDRFRLRLNMTAAVQENVNIIAGLATGINNSPTTEIQDMTGGFSKKQVWLDLAYIDWTTPITGLKVQGGKIKNPFYTVARSQLIWDTDLNPEGLAILCSGTSKPMGFFINCAFFDVEERAAAKDSYLLGGQVGLKHTDSSGNVILGASFYDYLNSRGFPTFYDPAKSYGNSVDAGKLYLFDYRMAEVFGEISTTKPGFPLDIQADYVANMAPDVKAGLGYFAGISLGKTANPGSWALRIQYRKLEKDAVIGVFTDSEFAGSGTDNKGWVFGADFQAARNITAGLSYYKNQKGIANGLDFTRMDFDLSFNF
- a CDS encoding Smr/MutS family protein produces the protein MEEEIFDYPVDGILDLHMFQPKDVKSVLSEYLTECRARGILRVRIIHGKGQGVLREIVHSFLKNCTYCIEFQTPSDASGWGATIAILKPLEKKE
- a CDS encoding sodium-dependent transporter, which produces MTAQKIRESWGSRFGVILAVAGSAIGLGNFLRFPVQAAQNGGGAFLIPYFVSLVLLGFPLMLVEWTLGRYGGIHGYGTAPSIFAVTTRNRFLRYFGVVGIFSPIIIFIYYTYVESWLLGFAFQSLFGSLMQAARDGSSTKEFLLAYQGIVKNTWFDGIGQAYFFFLVTFALNFIVVWRGVQGGIEIFNKFAMPILILLGIVIMIRVLTLGAANAQHPDWNVLNGLGYLWNPDFSCLKSGKTWLAAAGQIFFTLGIGMGIILTYASYLKRSDDVTLNGLTATSLNEFAEVIIGGSIVIPAAFVFMGPAGLVDIANGGSYNLGFVTMPQIFGFMHFGALLAFIWFIMLFFAGTTSSVAMLQPAVAFFDEEFGLGRRKATLIALVFCFIACQGVIFGISHGVMEELDFWGGTVSLVLLGTIEAVIFGWVIGIDRAWRETHHGADITIPPIFKFVVKYVTPTFLLIILVTWTVQMAIPTFRMEGVSPENRAWVIGTRIAIAAFILFLTFLVFRAWRGRELPANDDER
- a CDS encoding putative porin: MKHLNVKRAIVLISIIGIFPAVSHSQGQIAFSTGDLVFKGDLRYRHEYIKQENTDQRDRQRLRARLNMTATVDKSVNFIFALASGSSDDPISSNQDLTGGFSDKPIWIDQVYFDWTTPMPGLKIQGGKVKNPFLAVGRNQLIWDHDLNPEGLSFQFTKTAAPVDVFANGSFFWVQERAADKDSYLAGGQAGVKKAGSFGDITLGSSYFDYVHGKGYATFYDAAKSFGNSVDAKKLYLYDYRLVEAFGELNLSQFGLPIGFQGDYVTNVAKDVQKNKGYYIGASLGKTTVPGTWDIKAGYRNLEKDAVIGAFNDSDFSGGGADNKGFVFNADYQTAKNITLNLTWFKNTKSLTNGADYNRVQIDTNFKF